A single genomic interval of Phocoena sinus isolate mPhoSin1 chromosome 15, mPhoSin1.pri, whole genome shotgun sequence harbors:
- the PHKG2 gene encoding phosphorylase b kinase gamma catalytic chain, liver/testis isoform — protein MTLDVGTEDELPDWAAAKEFYQKYDPKDVIGRGVSSVVRRCVHRVTGREFAVKIMEVTAERLSPEQLEEVREATRRETHILRQVAGHPHIITLIDSYESSSFMFLVFDLMRKGELFDYLTEKVALSEKETRSIMRSLLEAVSFLHANNIVHRDLKPENILLDDNMQIRLSDFGFSCHLEPDEKLRELCGTPGYLAPEILKCSMDETHPGYGKEVDLWACGVILFTLLAGSPPFWHRRQILMLRMIMEGQYQFSSPEWDDRSDTVKDLISRLLQVDPEERLTAEQALQHPFFERCEGSQPWNLSPRQRFRVAVWTVLAAGRVALSTHRVRPLTKSALLRDPYALRPVRRLIDSCAFRLYGHWVKKGEQQNRAALFQHRPPGPFSMMGPEEEGDSATITEDEAMLVLG, from the exons ATGACGCTGGACGTGGGAACGGAGGATGAGCTGCCCGACTGGGCTGCGGCCAAGGAGTTTTACCAGAAGTACGACCCTAAGGACGTCATTGGCAG AGGAGTGAGCTCTGTAGTCCGCCGTTGCGTTCATCGAGTTACTGGCCGGGAGTTTGCGGTGAAGATCATGGAGGTGACAGCTGAGCGGCTGAGTCCTGAGCAGCTGGAGGAGGTGCGAGAAGCCACGCGGCGAGAGACACACATCCTTCGCCAGGTCGCCGGCCACCCCCACATCA TCACTCTCATCGATTCCTACGAGTCTTCTAGCTTCATGTTCCTGGTGTTTGACCT GATGCGGAAGGGAGAGCTGTTTGACTATCTCACAGAGAAGGTGGCCCtctcagaaaaggaaaccag GTCCATCATGAGGTCTCTGCTGGAAGCAGTGAGCTTTCTCCACGCTAACAACATTGTACACCGAGACCTGAAGCCTGAGAATATTCTCCTAGATGACAATATGCAGATCCGACTATCAGATTTTGGGTTCTCCTGCCACTTGGAACCTGATGAGAAGCTTCGAG AATTGTGTGGGACTCCAGGTTATCTAGCACCAGAGATCCTTAAGTGCTCCATGGATGAAACCCACCCAGGCTACGGCAAGGAGGTCGATCT CTGGGCCTGTGGGGTGATCTTGTTCACACTCCTGGCTGGCTCGCCACCATTCTGGCACCGACGCCAGATCCTGATGTTACGCATGATTATGGAGGGCCAGTACCAGTTTAGTTCACCTGAGTGGGATGACCGTTCTGACACTGTGAAAGACCTG ATCTCGAGGCTGCTACAGGTGGACCCTGAGGAGCGCCTGACAGCTGAGCAAGCCCTACAGCACCCATTCTTTGAGCGCTGTGAAGGCAGCCAACCCTGGAACCTCAGCCCCCGCCAGCGGTTCCGG GTGGCAGTGTGGACAGTGCTGGCTGCTGGACGGGTGGCCTTAAGCACCCACCGTGTACGGCCGCTGACCAAGAGTGCACTGTTGAGGGACCCTTATGCGCTGCGGCCAGTGCGGCGCCTCATTGACAGCTGTGCCTTCCGGCTCTATGGACACTGGGTGAAGAAGGGTGAGCAGCAGAACCGGGCAGCCCTCTTCCAGCACCGGCCCCCAGGGCCTTTTTCCATGATGGGCCCTGAAGAGGAGGGGGACTCAGCTACTATCACTGAAGATGAGGCCATGCTGGTGCTGGGCTAG
- the TMEM265 gene encoding transmembrane protein 265, protein MEDEEKAVESLVSNTDAARSPSPICCCSLHLRYLAATSIICGCSCLGVVALVFAIKAEERHKAGRLEEAVHWGARARRFILASFAVWLAVLVLGPLLLWLLSYAIAQAE, encoded by the exons ATGGAGGACGAGGAGAAGGCAGTGGAGAGCTTGGTGAGCAACACGGACGCTGCTCGTTCTCCATCCCCCATTTGCTGCTGTTCGCTCCACCTCCGCTACTTGGCAGCTACTAGCATTATATGTGGCTGCTCTTGCCTGGGAGTCGTGGCCCTTGTGTTTGCCATCAAG GCGGAAGAGCGGCATAAGGCAGGCCGGTTGGAGGAGGCAGTGCACTGGGGGGCCCGGGCCCGGAGGTTCATCCTGGCCAGCTTTGCCGTCTGGCTTGCTGTCCTTGTTCTGGGCCCGCTGCTTCTATGGCTGCTCTCCTACGCCATCGCCCAGGCTGAGTGA